In Polaribacter sp. L3A8, a genomic segment contains:
- the folP gene encoding dihydropteroate synthase — MTINCKGTLVDLSSPKVMGILNITPDSFFDGGKYKNEADILFQVEKMLLDGATFIDVGAYSSRPGAKHITEEEELQRIVPVINLLVQNFPEIIISVDTFRSKIAQETINAGAAIVNDISGGKTDDKMFTTVANLQVPYILMHMLGTPQNMQKNPIYTDVTKEIISFFAAQIHKLHQLKLNDIIIDVGFGFGKTNAHNFEILKNLSLFNSLDAPILAGISRKSMLYKTLDISAQEALNATTSANTIALLNGAHILRVHDVKEAIEAVKIVNQIR; from the coding sequence ATGACCATAAATTGCAAAGGTACTTTAGTAGATTTATCATCACCAAAAGTAATGGGGATATTAAACATTACACCAGATTCTTTCTTTGACGGAGGTAAATATAAAAACGAAGCAGATATTCTTTTTCAAGTAGAAAAAATGCTTTTAGATGGTGCTACTTTTATAGATGTTGGCGCGTATTCTTCTAGGCCTGGAGCAAAACATATTACAGAAGAAGAAGAGTTGCAAAGAATTGTGCCTGTTATCAATTTATTGGTACAAAATTTCCCTGAAATTATTATTTCTGTAGATACTTTTAGAAGCAAAATTGCGCAAGAAACCATAAATGCAGGTGCAGCAATTGTAAATGATATTTCTGGTGGAAAAACGGATGATAAAATGTTTACAACTGTTGCCAATTTGCAAGTTCCTTATATTTTAATGCACATGTTGGGTACGCCACAAAACATGCAAAAAAACCCTATTTATACGGATGTAACCAAAGAAATTATTTCCTTTTTTGCAGCACAAATACACAAACTACATCAACTTAAATTAAATGACATTATTATAGATGTTGGTTTCGGATTTGGAAAAACCAACGCTCATAATTTTGAAATCTTAAAGAATTTATCACTTTTTAACAGTTTAGACGCACCAATTTTAGCAGGAATTTCTCGTAAATCTATGTTGTACAAAACCTTAGATATTTCTGCCCAAGAAGCCTTAAATGCAACTACTTCCGCAAACACAATTGCACTATTAAATGGCGCACATATTTTACGTGTGCATGATGTAAAAGAAGCAATTGAGGCTGTAAAAATTGTAAATCAGATTCGTTAA
- a CDS encoding TIGR00730 family Rossman fold protein, which produces MKKIAVFCGSSLGFNPIYKELAVTLGNHFAEHNIGLVYGGGKIGMMGALADAILAHNGEVIGVIPQLLEKEEVVHSEVEEMIVCKKMSERKVIISKLADGYITLPGGFGTLDELFEALTLGQLYIEQKPVGILNINGFFDAVLLQLDKMVEEGFLKQTNRNMLLVGTSVEDLMQKMNAYQVPKITSIINKVVS; this is translated from the coding sequence TTGAAAAAAATTGCTGTTTTTTGCGGTTCAAGCTTAGGCTTTAACCCTATTTATAAAGAACTTGCCGTAACATTAGGAAATCATTTTGCTGAGCATAACATAGGTTTGGTTTATGGTGGAGGAAAAATAGGAATGATGGGCGCTCTTGCCGATGCTATTTTAGCTCATAATGGCGAAGTTATTGGGGTAATTCCTCAATTACTAGAAAAAGAAGAAGTTGTTCATTCTGAAGTTGAAGAAATGATTGTTTGTAAAAAAATGAGCGAACGTAAAGTTATCATTAGCAAATTAGCAGATGGTTATATTACGCTTCCTGGTGGTTTTGGAACCTTAGATGAACTGTTTGAAGCACTTACTTTAGGACAATTATATATAGAACAAAAGCCAGTAGGTATTTTAAATATAAATGGTTTTTTTGATGCTGTTTTATTACAATTAGATAAAATGGTGGAAGAAGGTTTTTTAAAACAAACCAACAGAAACATGTTGTTAGTTGGCACTTCTGTAGAAGATTTAATGCAAAAAATGAACGCTTACCAAGTACCAAAAATTACAAGTATAATTAATAAAGTAGTTAGTTAG
- a CDS encoding DUF1599 domain-containing protein: MQDTSKQYDAVIEECRSLFIKKMSDYGSAWRILRLPSLTDQIFIKAQRIRQLQENEVRKVDEGEKSEFIGIINYSIMALIQLENGVVDNPDLNTEEATILYDRHSKITKELMMNKNHDYGEAWREMRVSSLTDLILQKLLRVKQIEDNKGKTIVSEGIDANYQDMINYAVFAMIHLAE, encoded by the coding sequence ATGCAAGATACATCTAAACAATACGATGCTGTAATTGAAGAATGCAGAAGTTTATTTATAAAAAAAATGAGTGATTATGGTTCTGCGTGGCGTATTTTGCGCTTACCATCTTTAACAGATCAGATTTTTATTAAGGCACAAAGAATTCGTCAGTTACAAGAAAATGAAGTTAGAAAAGTTGATGAAGGGGAAAAATCTGAGTTTATTGGTATTATTAATTACTCTATAATGGCGTTAATTCAGTTAGAAAACGGTGTTGTAGATAATCCAGATTTAAACACAGAAGAGGCAACTATTTTATACGATAGACATAGTAAAATTACCAAAGAATTAATGATGAATAAAAATCATGATTACGGTGAAGCTTGGAGAGAAATGCGTGTTTCTAGTTTAACCGATTTAATTTTACAAAAATTATTACGCGTTAAACAAATTGAAGACAATAAAGGAAAAACAATTGTTTCTGAAGGGATAGATGCTAATTACCAAGACATGATTAATTATGCCGTTTTTGCAATGATTCATTTGGCGGAGTAA
- a CDS encoding DoxX family protein → MILKLITQISRILVGALFIFSGFVKLVDPIGSQYKFQEYFSEGVLNMEFLIPFALPFAVLLIVAEILLGVMILIGYKPKFTVWSLFLLTLIFLFLTWYSAYYNKVTDCGCFGDAIKLSTWGTFYKNVILIGLIIILLIKTNLIKPIFGGKIPKVITFLSLGIFLFIVQHVLTHLPIIDFRAYAVGKSIPEGMKYKDDGEIPPVHDFMLEDEQADLAPELLKKEKVMLVIIYNLDKVDKSGFPAIKDVTTKAKEKGYTVYGVSASFTDDLILTKEKYNLPFDFLFCDETTLKTIIRANPGVVILDKGVVVQKKNWIDVDELEL, encoded by the coding sequence ATGATATTAAAACTGATTACCCAAATTTCAAGAATATTAGTCGGAGCCTTATTTATTTTTTCTGGCTTTGTAAAATTGGTAGATCCAATTGGTTCTCAATATAAGTTTCAAGAATACTTTTCTGAAGGTGTTTTAAACATGGAGTTTTTAATTCCCTTTGCATTGCCTTTTGCAGTACTATTAATTGTTGCAGAAATATTATTAGGAGTAATGATTTTAATTGGATACAAACCAAAGTTTACCGTTTGGAGTCTCTTTTTATTAACGCTTATTTTCTTGTTTTTAACCTGGTATTCTGCCTATTACAATAAAGTAACCGATTGTGGCTGTTTTGGAGATGCTATAAAATTATCTACTTGGGGCACTTTTTATAAAAATGTTATTTTAATTGGGTTAATTATTATTTTGTTGATAAAAACAAACCTGATTAAACCAATTTTTGGAGGTAAAATTCCAAAGGTGATTACCTTTTTATCATTAGGTATTTTCTTATTTATTGTACAGCATGTTTTAACACATTTGCCAATTATAGATTTTAGAGCCTATGCAGTTGGTAAAAGTATTCCGGAAGGAATGAAATATAAAGACGATGGAGAAATACCCCCAGTGCACGATTTTATGCTAGAAGATGAACAAGCAGATTTAGCGCCAGAATTATTGAAAAAAGAAAAAGTAATGTTGGTTATTATCTATAATTTAGATAAAGTTGATAAAAGCGGATTTCCGGCAATTAAAGATGTTACAACAAAAGCCAAAGAAAAAGGATACACAGTTTACGGAGTTTCAGCGTCTTTTACAGACGATTTAATTCTTACTAAAGAGAAATACAATTTGCCTTTCGATTTTTTATTCTGTGATGAAACTACGTTAAAAACAATAATTAGAGCAAATCCCGGGGTTGTTATTTTAGATAAAGGAGTTGTTGTGCAAAAGAAAAACTGGATAGATGTAGACGAGTTAGAATTGTAA
- a CDS encoding voltage-gated chloride channel family protein: MNTIKKLFLSFEQSFSLLFLLKWTFICLLIGALTGSTSAVFLWSLEWATNYREANLWIVAFLPIAGLIIGLSYHYYGESVVKGNNLLLEEYHSPKKIIPFKMAPLVFLGTVLTHLFGGSAGREGTAVQVGGAIADQFTKIFKLSNIDRKIVLIAGISAGFASVFGTPLAGAIFALEVMVIGRIKFEAILPSFLAAIFANYFCDVWQISHHTHYTISTVAALTPATILWALLAGIIFGLVSLLFSKSTHFWGSTFKKLIKYPPLRPVIGGIILALTWYLIGTTKYMGLGVPTIVDAFNIDLNSYDFILKLLFTSFTLGAGFKGGEVTPLFFIGATLGNVLIWFIPLPMPLLAGMGFVAVFAGATNTPIACTIMGIELFGIESGIFIALACTTSYLFSGHSGIYSAQIIGSPKHVFYNNEKGLTLTDVDNKRRKN, from the coding sequence ATGAATACAATTAAAAAATTATTTCTTTCATTTGAGCAAAGCTTTTCTTTACTATTTTTATTAAAATGGACTTTTATCTGCCTACTTATTGGAGCGCTTACAGGTAGTACTTCTGCCGTTTTCTTATGGTCTTTAGAATGGGCAACAAACTACAGAGAAGCAAACCTTTGGATTGTTGCCTTCTTACCTATTGCAGGTCTTATCATTGGTTTGTCTTATCATTATTATGGAGAAAGTGTTGTAAAGGGAAATAATTTACTTTTAGAAGAATACCATTCTCCTAAAAAAATAATCCCTTTTAAAATGGCTCCTTTGGTCTTTTTAGGAACCGTGCTTACTCATTTATTTGGTGGTTCTGCTGGTAGAGAGGGAACTGCCGTACAAGTTGGTGGTGCAATTGCAGATCAGTTTACCAAAATATTTAAACTTTCTAATATCGATAGAAAAATTGTTTTAATTGCTGGTATAAGTGCAGGTTTTGCTTCTGTATTTGGAACACCTTTGGCGGGTGCAATTTTTGCTCTAGAAGTTATGGTTATTGGTCGCATAAAATTTGAGGCTATTTTACCTAGTTTTTTAGCGGCTATTTTTGCCAACTATTTTTGTGATGTTTGGCAAATTTCTCACCATACACATTATACCATTTCTACAGTTGCAGCGTTAACACCAGCAACCATTTTATGGGCTTTATTAGCAGGTATTATTTTTGGTTTGGTAAGTCTATTATTTTCTAAATCTACACATTTTTGGGGAAGTACATTTAAAAAACTTATTAAATACCCACCACTTCGTCCTGTAATTGGTGGTATTATTTTAGCCCTTACTTGGTATTTAATTGGAACAACAAAATACATGGGACTTGGTGTACCAACTATTGTAGATGCTTTTAATATCGATTTAAATTCTTATGATTTTATTCTAAAACTATTATTTACCTCTTTTACTTTAGGTGCTGGTTTTAAAGGTGGAGAAGTAACTCCTTTATTCTTTATTGGTGCAACATTAGGTAATGTTCTAATCTGGTTTATTCCTTTGCCAATGCCTTTGTTAGCAGGTATGGGGTTTGTAGCTGTTTTTGCAGGTGCAACAAACACACCAATTGCTTGTACTATTATGGGTATTGAATTATTCGGAATTGAATCTGGAATTTTTATCGCCTTGGCGTGTACAACTTCTTATCTATTTTCTGGGCATTCTGGTATTTACAGTGCTCAAATTATAGGAAGTCCTAAACATGTATTTTATAACAACGAAAAAGGACTAACTCTTACCGACGTAGATAACAAACGTCGTAAAAATTAG
- a CDS encoding 30S ribosomal protein S16 — translation MSVKIRLQRHGKKGKPFYWIVAADARAKRDGKYLEKIGTYNPNVNPAIIDLDVDLAVTWLQNGAQPTDTAKNILSYKGAMLKNHLVGGIRKGALTQEQADAKFAAWVEAKEAKISDKEAGLSKAESDAKAAAFAAEKAVNEARIEAAKPVVEEVAAVEEVVAEAEEAPETIDDAQAKAAE, via the coding sequence ATGTCTGTAAAGATTAGATTACAAAGACACGGTAAAAAAGGGAAACCATTCTATTGGATCGTTGCCGCTGATGCTCGTGCAAAAAGAGATGGTAAATACTTAGAAAAAATAGGTACTTACAATCCAAACGTTAACCCTGCAATTATTGATTTAGATGTAGATTTAGCTGTAACTTGGTTACAAAATGGTGCACAACCAACTGATACTGCAAAAAACATTTTATCTTACAAAGGTGCAATGTTAAAAAACCATTTAGTTGGTGGTATTAGAAAAGGTGCATTAACGCAAGAACAAGCAGATGCTAAATTTGCAGCTTGGGTAGAAGCTAAAGAAGCTAAAATTTCTGATAAAGAAGCTGGATTATCTAAAGCAGAATCTGATGCGAAAGCAGCAGCATTTGCAGCAGAAAAAGCAGTAAATGAAGCTAGAATTGAAGCAGCTAAACCAGTTGTTGAAGAAGTAGCAGCAGTAGAAGAAGTAGTAGCTGAGGCTGAAGAAGCTCCAGAAACTATTGATGATGCACAAGCAAAAGCAGCAGAATAA
- the rimM gene encoding ribosome maturation factor RimM (Essential for efficient processing of 16S rRNA) — protein MRKEDCFYLGKIVTKYSFKGEVVIKLDTDEPELYTEMESVYVEFGTNLVPFFIDKSSLHKGNQLRVQFEDVYSDEEADSILKCGVYLPTTMLPKLTGDKFYYHEVIGFTVVDANFGEVGQIVHINDKAAQPLFEIDRDGKEIFIPMVDDFIKKVNRENNTIEVDTPEGLIELYL, from the coding sequence ATGCGTAAAGAAGATTGTTTTTATTTAGGCAAAATCGTTACAAAATATAGTTTTAAGGGTGAAGTTGTTATCAAATTAGATACCGACGAGCCTGAGTTGTACACAGAGATGGAATCAGTTTATGTCGAATTCGGCACAAACTTGGTTCCATTTTTTATTGATAAAAGTTCACTACATAAAGGAAACCAGTTGCGTGTTCAGTTTGAAGATGTTTATTCTGACGAAGAAGCGGATTCTATTTTAAAATGTGGCGTTTATTTACCTACAACGATGTTGCCAAAATTAACTGGTGATAAATTTTACTATCATGAAGTAATCGGTTTTACTGTTGTGGATGCTAATTTTGGAGAAGTTGGGCAAATTGTTCATATTAACGACAAAGCAGCGCAACCTCTTTTTGAAATTGATAGAGACGGAAAAGAAATTTTTATCCCTATGGTTGATGATTTTATTAAGAAAGTAAATAGAGAAAACAATACAATTGAAGTTGATACTCCAGAAGGATTAATAGAATTGTATTTGTAA
- a CDS encoding histidine kinase dimerization/phosphoacceptor domain -containing protein, protein MKKLLFIFFLSHSILWSQQETSSITKKTFSSREGYLISEPYSSSYDSNGWFWVLGEDLRSNEYVFGEKKVIIQRFDGIHFFSVKMPETGDKRIKEGSLFKYKKEGFYLRLLYSNYPNAELFYIDTATLEITNVTEFNSLPKKYTLAAQYYVKDATRILVTSSDKLYSGELNGLKFNLLDSIPFNKKLTSPFLSVTNVLEDFSIVKLQLEKDYCLVDHNGKIIKKLHKEDFVDLKGNHFLPVYIDNVFKNSNEYYLYFNSYKNVFRFDKKEQKFKEIPKTSKGNQIIKALDFKNDFKRGIKTELISDYTKLSIYHFKDKQDNLIADIKIKNFSKYSYNEVDENLVVLNGNTLDLYYITDSNIKTFLKEKSVRAINKLNNNKYIVATDAEGFYEINVDRNTEDKIAILDGGKEISINYSRDIIVQDNGAIITNDSENLFTLDSAYNIIRDKSFKIQREEIIKIGDTIFNGYRNGFMHKYSYSKKTHKNIKVDEDLLVKEFATDGNKLYATTNKGFLEYKNGKQKIYKFENEEANNLLSVTYSKFYGVLVSTKFGKVYEFNTATKKLSLIYKDDLTVSIVGMIIDNNNNLWLNTYAGIVSIDSKTKVVNRYTQKDGVYELEGNRFSMYKDGKGNIFVGSYKGLSYFNPKKLIKNNKQVKPKLTSISYFNEKAGRWKINSEPVFLENVHTITLPSLYQRFSATVSLTGNINPSDVKYRYRLIDEENRSEWFLNQFGNEILFANLAAGKYVLEIEGLNIVNEKIGETIVLNIISEIFFYKTWWFIGGLVLLVLTIIGYMIYQYITKQKLFTESKIALNDAKVKSEMMLEIHHRIKNNLQIISGLLGLQMLKSNNAELKSKLQESQGRIESIAGIHDVLYTPQRLDAISVNEHVKKIISYYKKLFSVKVDYNLTVDDSFLTMDKATPFALLLNELINNSNKHAFNNIKTPEIHIVFKKKNGGYLFEYSDNGNFKNEKNRKESLGMRIVDMMNIQLKGKMTIEESNGFKLTLRF, encoded by the coding sequence TTGAAAAAACTCCTTTTTATTTTTTTTCTTTCCCATAGCATATTATGGTCACAGCAGGAGACTTCTTCAATTACTAAAAAAACATTTTCATCGAGAGAAGGTTATTTAATTTCTGAGCCTTATAGTTCTTCCTACGATAGCAATGGCTGGTTTTGGGTTTTAGGTGAAGATTTGCGGTCTAACGAATATGTTTTTGGAGAAAAAAAAGTAATTATACAGCGTTTTGATGGCATACATTTCTTTTCGGTAAAAATGCCAGAAACTGGCGATAAAAGAATAAAGGAAGGAAGCCTTTTTAAATACAAAAAAGAAGGGTTTTATTTAAGGTTACTTTACAGTAATTACCCGAATGCAGAATTATTTTATATAGATACAGCAACCTTAGAAATTACCAATGTAACGGAATTTAATTCTCTGCCAAAAAAATATACGCTTGCAGCACAATATTATGTAAAAGATGCAACACGGATATTAGTAACATCTTCAGATAAACTTTACAGTGGAGAATTAAATGGTTTAAAGTTTAATTTGTTAGATTCTATTCCTTTTAATAAAAAATTAACTTCCCCTTTTTTATCAGTTACAAACGTTTTAGAAGATTTTTCTATTGTAAAGTTACAATTAGAAAAAGATTATTGCTTGGTAGATCATAATGGAAAAATCATAAAAAAGCTACATAAAGAAGACTTTGTAGATTTAAAAGGCAATCATTTTTTACCAGTTTATATTGATAATGTTTTTAAAAATAGTAATGAATATTACTTGTATTTTAATTCTTACAAAAATGTTTTTAGGTTTGATAAAAAGGAACAGAAGTTTAAAGAAATACCTAAAACCAGTAAAGGCAATCAAATAATTAAAGCCTTAGATTTTAAAAATGATTTTAAAAGAGGTATCAAAACTGAACTTATTTCTGATTATACGAAACTTTCAATCTATCATTTTAAAGATAAACAGGATAATTTAATAGCAGACATTAAAATTAAAAATTTTTCTAAATATTCATATAATGAAGTTGATGAAAACTTAGTTGTTTTAAACGGAAATACATTAGACCTTTATTATATTACAGATAGTAATATTAAAACTTTTTTAAAAGAAAAAAGCGTAAGAGCTATAAATAAGTTAAATAATAATAAATACATTGTAGCAACGGATGCAGAAGGTTTTTATGAAATTAATGTTGATAGAAATACAGAGGATAAAATAGCAATTTTAGACGGTGGTAAAGAAATTTCTATCAATTATTCTAGAGATATTATTGTGCAAGATAATGGCGCAATAATTACAAACGACTCTGAAAACTTATTTACGTTAGATTCCGCTTACAATATTATAAGAGATAAAAGTTTTAAGATTCAAAGAGAAGAAATTATAAAAATAGGAGACACTATTTTTAATGGGTATAGGAATGGGTTTATGCACAAATATTCTTACTCTAAAAAAACACACAAAAATATTAAAGTAGATGAAGACTTATTGGTTAAAGAATTTGCTACAGATGGCAATAAGTTATATGCCACAACTAATAAGGGGTTTTTAGAATATAAAAATGGAAAACAAAAAATTTACAAATTCGAAAACGAAGAGGCTAACAATTTACTTTCTGTAACTTATAGTAAGTTTTATGGAGTTTTAGTTTCTACTAAATTTGGAAAGGTTTATGAATTTAATACCGCTACTAAAAAGCTAAGCCTTATTTATAAAGACGATTTAACGGTGTCTATTGTTGGTATGATCATAGATAACAACAATAATTTATGGTTAAACACTTATGCAGGTATTGTATCTATAGATTCAAAAACAAAAGTAGTAAATAGGTACACGCAAAAAGACGGTGTTTATGAGCTAGAGGGCAATCGATTTAGCATGTACAAAGACGGTAAGGGTAATATCTTTGTTGGAAGCTATAAAGGGTTAAGTTATTTTAATCCAAAAAAGTTAATAAAAAATAATAAGCAGGTAAAGCCAAAGCTAACGTCTATTTCTTATTTTAATGAAAAAGCTGGTAGATGGAAAATAAATAGCGAGCCTGTTTTTTTAGAAAACGTACATACAATTACCTTGCCGTCTTTGTATCAAAGATTTTCTGCAACTGTTTCCTTAACAGGCAATATAAACCCAAGTGACGTAAAATATAGATATCGTTTAATAGACGAAGAAAACAGGTCTGAATGGTTTTTAAATCAATTTGGTAACGAAATTCTGTTCGCAAACTTAGCTGCAGGTAAATATGTACTAGAAATAGAAGGCTTAAATATAGTCAATGAAAAAATAGGTGAAACGATTGTTTTAAATATTATTTCAGAAATTTTTTTTTATAAAACTTGGTGGTTTATAGGTGGACTTGTTTTATTGGTTTTAACAATTATTGGTTATATGATATATCAATATATAACAAAACAAAAATTGTTTACAGAAAGTAAAATCGCTTTAAATGATGCCAAAGTAAAAAGTGAAATGATGTTAGAAATTCATCATCGAATTAAAAATAATCTTCAAATTATTTCTGGCTTATTAGGTTTGCAAATGCTTAAAAGTAATAATGCAGAATTAAAATCTAAACTACAAGAAAGCCAGGGAAGAATAGAATCTATTGCTGGTATTCATGATGTTTTATACACCCCACAAAGGTTAGATGCTATTTCTGTTAACGAGCATGTTAAAAAAATTATAAGTTATTATAAGAAGTTGTTTTCTGTAAAAGTAGATTATAATTTAACGGTAGATGATTCCTTTTTAACTATGGATAAAGCAACACCATTTGCACTGTTGTTAAACGAATTAATTAACAATTCTAATAAGCACGCTTTTAATAATATTAAAACCCCAGAAATACACATCGTTTTTAAGAAAAAGAACGGAGGATATCTATTTGAATATTCTGATAATGGGAATTTTAAAAATGAAAAAAACAGAAAGGAATCTTTAGGGATGAGAATTGTAGATATGATGAATATACAATTAAAAGGAAAAATGACAATAGAAGAGTCAAACGGCTTTAAATTAACTTTACGTTTTTAA